TTCGGCGGCACACTGGGCCTGATCATCATCGACTACCTGCAGCTGATGAGCGGCTCTGGAGGCAACGAAGAAAACCGCGCCACCGTGATCGGTGAAATCTCGCGGGGCTTGAAGGCCCTCGCCAAAGAACTGCAATGCCCGGTGATCGCGCTGTCGCAGCTCAACCGTTCGGTTGAAACCCGCCCGGACAAGCGCCCCATGATGTCCGACTTGCGCGAATCCGGTGCCATCGAACAGGATGCCGACGTCATCATGTTCATCTACCGCGACGAGTACTACAACAAGGAATCGAAGATTCCCGGCACGGCCGAGATCATCATCGGCAAACAGCGTAACGGCCCGGTGGGCAGCATGCACCTGGCCTTCCTGAAGGCCAACACACGGTTCGAGAACCTGGCACCGGGCACCTACGTCGGCGAAGGTGATCAGTACTGATCACAGCCCGTGACGGGCCAGCCAGGCTCGCAACTGTGGTGCAGGCAAGGCGCCCGACACCCGGTCCAGTTCCCGCCCGCCTTTGAACAACGCCAGCGTCGGGATGCTGCGAATCTGATGGCGTGCGCCGGCGTCCGGGTGGGCCTCGGTGTCCAGCTTGGCGAAGCGAACGAGGCCTGCGTAGGTGGCTGCGGCTTGTTGAAATGTGGGCGCAAACGCACGACACGGTCCGCACCAGGGAGCCCAGAAGTCCACCAGCACCGGCAAGCCGTCGCGGGTCAAGAGCCGCTGCAAACCAGCGCCATCCACAGACACCGGCTCAGACGGCAGGATGGCACCACCGCAGCGGCCGCAACTGGGGCCATCGTGCAATCTTGCCGTCGGAACGCGGTTGATGGCCTGACAGTGCGGGCAGACCAGTTCCAATGATTCGCTCATGAGACCCTCCTGATACCCCAGGTGGTTTCTGGTGGTCAGATTTCAAGAGTACAAAGCAAAGCCCGCTGGGTGTGAACACCGAGCGGGCTTTGTGTCGGCGGCCAGCGCGTCAGCTGGCCATCACCGAGCGTTCAGTCATCGCTGCCGCCAAATGCGGTGAATAAGTGCAGCAAAGACGAGAAGATGTTGTAAACATCAAGGTACACCGCCAAGGTGGCCGTGATGTAGTTGGTCTCGCCACCATCGATGATGCGCTTGAGATCGTAGAGCAAATAAGCCGAAAACACGACCGCCACCAGCGCAGAAATGGTCAGAGACAGCGCGGGGATCTGCAGGAAGATGTTGGCCACGATGGCGGCCAGGATGACCAGCATGCCCACGAACAGCATCTTGCCCATGCCCGACAGATCACGTTTGATGCTGCCGGCCAGGGTGGCCATGGCCGCAAAAATGACAGCGGTGGTGCCAAACGCCAGGGTGATGATCTGGGTGCCGTTGGACAGGCTGGTGACGTAGCCCAGCATGCGAGACAGCATCAGCCCCATGAAAAAGGTGAAGCCCAATAGCAGCGCCACGCCAATGCCGGAGTTCTTGAACTTCTCGATGGCAAAAAAGAAGCCGAACGCCACGCCCATGAACACCATCAGGCCAATCAGTGGCTTGCCGGCAAAGAACGTGAAGCCCATGGCCATGCCCAGCCACGCCCCCAGCACGGTGGGCACCATCGACAAGGCCAACAGGGCGTAAGTGTTGCGCAGCACACGTTGTCGTGCCTGTGCGCCCAAGGCATTGCCATAAACCGCTTCAACGGTTCGCATGGATTGGTTCATGTGTCCTCCATTGTTTCAATCAGTGAGGTGATTTTAGGGGAATTCGGTCAGAAGGGCACGGCCATGAGGCCCATCAGGTTTTTATGGCCTGCCGTGTGCCCCTTGCCGCATGCTCTCATACAGGCAAATCGCGGCGGCGGCGGCCACATTGAGCGACTCCTCGCCCCCTGGCTGAGGAATGCGTACCTGCCATTCGCAACGCGCCAGCACCTCGGGTGCCACGCCCTGCCCCTCGTGCCCAAACACCCACGCACACGGAGTCGGCAGGGTCAAAGAAGTCAGCGTGTGGGGGGTTTGCAAGCTGGTGGCCACGCAGGCAAGCTGCAAGGCCACCAAATCGTCCGGCAAGGCCTGCTCGACCAGGTGCAAGCCAAAATGCGCGCCCATGCCCGCACGCAGCACCTTGGCCGACCACAGGGCGGCCGTGCCCTTGAGCGCCAACACCTGGCGCACGCCCATGGCCGCCGCTGTGCGCAGGATGCTGCCCACATTGCCGGCATCCTGAACGCGGTCCAGCACCACCGTCGGCACCCCCGGGCGCACCCCCGAGCTGGCACCACTGTGATCTGAGTGTATCGACACCAAGGACGTCAGAAAGCCAATCCGCGCCGGGGTGTCCAGTCCGCTGAAATGTCGCCACAGCGCATCAGGAACCACCACCACCTCGTCAGCCCTGCACGCCAGTTGGGTCAGGTGAATCGCATGAGGGTCAGCGGTCTGAGCGCGCCCATGTTCGCCCAACCAGACACTTTCAGCGATCACCGCCCGCCCAAGGCAACGACCTCTCTCACGCGCCGCAAGGCCCAGATGGTCGCCCTCCAGCCACACCTGCCCCAGCTTGCGGTAGGCGGTGGCGTCCTGGCTCAGTTTACGGATGAGCTGGATCAGGGCGTTATCGCGCGAGCTGATCGACAGCACGCGGCGAGGTGCAGAGGACGTCTGACCGGTCATGCGCCTCCCCTGGTCAGCGACGGGGCTGGCACCAGCCCGAGCGCCACCTTGACCGGTCCGAAACTGCGCCGATGCTCAGGCGTTGCGCCGTGTTGGGTCAATGCGGCCAGATGCTCGGCAGTGGGGTAGCCCTTGTGGCTGTCAAAACCGTGGTGAGGGTAGCGAATGTGCAGCGCATCACACAAGCGATCACGGTGCACCTTGGCCAGGATCGAGGCTGCGGAAATGGCCTGCACTTTCGAGTCGCCCTTGACGATGGCCTCTGCAGGGATGGTCAGCGGGGGGACACGGTTGCCGTCCACCTGGACCAGGGCGGGCTTGAGACGCAAGCCCTCCACGGCACGGCGCATGGCCAGCATGGTGGCGTGCAAGATGTTGAGCCGGTCAATTTCTTCTACGCTGGCTTCGGCGATGCAGCAGCACAAGGCCTTGGCCCGGATCTCATCAAACAAGCGTTCTCGCGCCTTGGCGCTGAGCTTTTTGGAGTCTGCCAGCCCTGCGATGGGTTGCTGGTCGTCCAGGATCACCGCAGCAGCCACCACGGGGCCGGCCAATGGCCCACGACCGGCTTCATCCACACCAGCCAGCAGGCCCACGGTGGGCACCGGCATCAGCAGGTCCAGTTGCACGGGTGCGCCCGCCAGCATGGGAGAGGCCTGATCAACGCGGCGCTTCGAGAACTTGGGCGATGGCATCGCAAGCGGTGCGGGCCGTGTCCCGCCTCAAGGTGTGATGAAGTTCAAGAAAACACTGCGAGACCCGCTCACAGCGCGCGGGGTCATCCAGCCAGGCCAAGGTATCGGCCGCCAGTTGCGCAGGGTTGGCATCATCCTGCAATCGCTCGGGCACCACAAAGTCTCGCAACAGGATGTTGGGCAACCCCACCCACGGCAGGTAGCCCATGCGTTTCATGAGCTGCCAGCTCAGGCCCGCGAGCTTGTAGGCAATCACCATCGGGCGCTTGAACAGTGCGGCCTCCAGCGTGGCCGTACCGCTGGCAATCAAGGTCACATCGCAGGCAGCCAGCGCCTCGTGGGACTGACCGTCCAGCAAGGTGATGGGCGCTTGGGGTGCATGCAGACGCACCAGCGGCTCCACCATGTGACGCAAGCCCGGCACCACAGGCAGCACAAAGCGCACATCCGGACGCTGGCGGGCCATCAGGGCCACGGCCTGCAAAAAGGCCGGCGCGATGAACCGAATCTCGCCACCTCGGCTGCCAGGCAACACCGCCACCAGCGGGGTGCCTTCAGCCATCCCCAGGGCCTGACGGGATTGCGCGCGTGGCACCTCCAGCGGGATGGTGTCGGCCAAGGGATGGCCCACGAACGTGGCGGCAATGCCATGGTCGTGATAGATCTGCGGCTCAAACGGGAACAGGCAGAGCATGTGATCCACCGAGCGGTGAATCTTGTGGATGCGCCCGCCCCGCCAAGCCCAGATCGAGGGACTGACGAAGTGCACCGTCTTGATGCCTTGCGCCTTCAGGCGGGCTTCCAGCCCCAGGTTGAAGTCTGGCGCGTCCACGCCAATGAACACGTCTGGCCGATGCGCCAGAAGGCGATCGCCCAGCTGTCTGCGAATGCCCCAGATTTCACGGAATCGCCGCAGCACCTCGAGGTTGAAGCCATGCACGGCCAGCTTCTGATAGGGCCACGCCGCGTCGAAGCCATGCTCCGCCATCCGGGGGCCACCGATGCCGGCCGAGGTCAACCCTGGCCAGCGCGACCGCAAACCGCCAAGCAGCAACCCGGCCAGCAGGTCACCAGAGGTTTCTCCGGCCACCATGGCCACATGAGGCACCTTGTCAGGCATGCCGCTCTTTCAGCAAAATCATCGTGGCTGCGGGTGCCATCGGTCAACGCACGATACCGCGCTGGGCTTGAGCCAGAAAATCCAGCATCATGTCGACGTCAGGCGCAGCCTCGGGCACCTGGCCTTTGAGGGCCTCGATCTCTTTGCTTGCGGCATCCAGCGTCAGGCCCTTGCGGTACAACAGCTTGTACATCTGCTTGAGCACGGTCAGCCGCTGCGAGGTGTAACCCTTGCGGCGCGGCCCCTCCTGGTGAACATTCTGGGCTTGCGCGGGATTGCCGGCAGCCATCACGAACGGTGGCAGGTCTTGTGACAAGCGCGTCTGAAAGCCGCACATGGCGAAATCACCAATGCGCACGAACTGGTGCACCCCGCTCATGCCGCCGATCAGGGTGTGATGGCCCACCAACACATGCCCGGCAAACTGCACGCCATTGGCGATCACGTTATCGTCTCCAATGACGCAATCGTGGGCCACATGCACATAGGCCATGATCCAGTTGTCATTGCCGATCTGCGTCAACCCCTTGTCTTGAACCGTGCCCGTGTTGAAGGTGGTGAACTCGCGGATGGTGTTGCCATTACCAATGATCA
This genomic window from Aquabacterium sp. A3 contains:
- the lpxA gene encoding acyl-ACP--UDP-N-acetylglucosamine O-acyltransferase; translation: MAQIHPTALVDPHAELHDSVSVGPFTTIGPHVRIGEGTTVGAHCTIEGHTTIGAHNRIYQFASLGADPQDKKYKGEPTQLIIGNGNTIREFTTFNTGTVQDKGLTQIGNDNWIMAYVHVAHDCVIGDDNVIANGVQFAGHVLVGHHTLIGGMSGVHQFVRIGDFAMCGFQTRLSQDLPPFVMAAGNPAQAQNVHQEGPRRKGYTSQRLTVLKQMYKLLYRKGLTLDAASKEIEALKGQVPEAAPDVDMMLDFLAQAQRGIVR
- the lpxB gene encoding lipid-A-disaccharide synthase, encoding MPDKVPHVAMVAGETSGDLLAGLLLGGLRSRWPGLTSAGIGGPRMAEHGFDAAWPYQKLAVHGFNLEVLRRFREIWGIRRQLGDRLLAHRPDVFIGVDAPDFNLGLEARLKAQGIKTVHFVSPSIWAWRGGRIHKIHRSVDHMLCLFPFEPQIYHDHGIAATFVGHPLADTIPLEVPRAQSRQALGMAEGTPLVAVLPGSRGGEIRFIAPAFLQAVALMARQRPDVRFVLPVVPGLRHMVEPLVRLHAPQAPITLLDGQSHEALAACDVTLIASGTATLEAALFKRPMVIAYKLAGLSWQLMKRMGYLPWVGLPNILLRDFVVPERLQDDANPAQLAADTLAWLDDPARCERVSQCFLELHHTLRRDTARTACDAIAQVLEAPR
- the trxC gene encoding thioredoxin TrxC — encoded protein: MSESLELVCPHCQAINRVPTARLHDGPSCGRCGGAILPSEPVSVDGAGLQRLLTRDGLPVLVDFWAPWCGPCRAFAPTFQQAAATYAGLVRFAKLDTEAHPDAGARHQIRSIPTLALFKGGRELDRVSGALPAPQLRAWLARHGL
- a CDS encoding Bax inhibitor-1/YccA family protein, whose amino-acid sequence is MNQSMRTVEAVYGNALGAQARQRVLRNTYALLALSMVPTVLGAWLGMAMGFTFFAGKPLIGLMVFMGVAFGFFFAIEKFKNSGIGVALLLGFTFFMGLMLSRMLGYVTSLSNGTQIITLAFGTTAVIFAAMATLAGSIKRDLSGMGKMLFVGMLVILAAIVANIFLQIPALSLTISALVAVVFSAYLLYDLKRIIDGGETNYITATLAVYLDVYNIFSSLLHLFTAFGGSDD
- the rnhB gene encoding ribonuclease HII, which translates into the protein MLAGAPVQLDLLMPVPTVGLLAGVDEAGRGPLAGPVVAAAVILDDQQPIAGLADSKKLSAKARERLFDEIRAKALCCCIAEASVEEIDRLNILHATMLAMRRAVEGLRLKPALVQVDGNRVPPLTIPAEAIVKGDSKVQAISAASILAKVHRDRLCDALHIRYPHHGFDSHKGYPTAEHLAALTQHGATPEHRRSFGPVKVALGLVPAPSLTRGGA
- a CDS encoding TrmH family RNA methyltransferase; translated protein: MTGQTSSAPRRVLSISSRDNALIQLIRKLSQDATAYRKLGQVWLEGDHLGLAARERGRCLGRAVIAESVWLGEHGRAQTADPHAIHLTQLACRADEVVVVPDALWRHFSGLDTPARIGFLTSLVSIHSDHSGASSGVRPGVPTVVLDRVQDAGNVGSILRTAAAMGVRQVLALKGTAALWSAKVLRAGMGAHFGLHLVEQALPDDLVALQLACVATSLQTPHTLTSLTLPTPCAWVFGHEGQGVAPEVLARCEWQVRIPQPGGEESLNVAAAAAICLYESMRQGAHGRP